Part of the Desulfohalovibrio reitneri genome is shown below.
TCACGTCCAGGCAGACCAGGTCCACGCTCTCGTCCAGCTTTTCGAAACACTCGGTGCCGCTGGCGGCCGTGACCACCTCGTGCCCCAGCCCGGTCAGCATGCCCTCGAGAACCTTGCGGTTGAGCAGGTCGTCGTCCACGACCAGTACTCGGGCCGTATCTCCGTTCATGAACCCCCTCCCGGAATGCTGCGAAAATCGCCTGTTTCGGCATGAAATGCAAGACCGTCCGGACGGTCAGGTCCACAAAGGAGACAGAAGCGAGAGCAGCAGCGGCATGGTCGCGGCCGCGGCCAGTGTCTGGAAAGTGATGATGGAGGCCATCAATTCGTGGTCGCCTCCCAACTGCCTGGCCAGGATGAAGGAGGAGACCGAGGCGGGGATGGCCGTGAACAGGGCGGCCACCGTTAGTGAGGGGCCGTGCACGCCGAAGGCCAGCCCCAGGAGAACGGCCGCCAGGGGCAGCACCAGCAGTTTGAGCACGCTGGAGGCGGCGATGCCGCGCGCGTCCCGCCGCAGCCTGCCGAAACGCAGCCCCGCGCCCACGGCCAGCAGGCCCAAAGGCAGGGAGGCTCCGCCAAGCACGTCCAGAATGTCGGTCGCCACTCTGGGAAGCTCCGTCCCGGACGCGTTGAGGGCGATGCCGGCCAGGCAGGCCAGGATGAGGGGGTTGCGCAGCAGGTTGCCCGGCACCTGGCGCAATCGGCCGGTGCTCCCCAGGCCGAAGTGGTTCAGCACGGTCACGCAGAGCACGTTGACCAGGGGAATCAGGGTCATCAGGGCCACGGCCGAAAGGGCCACACCCTCCCCGCCCAGCATGGCCCAGGCGGCGGAGAGCCCGACGTAGGTGTTGGGCCGGATGGAGCCCTGGAACACGGAAGTGAAGGCCGGGCCGAAGGGATGGGCCGCCTTGCGCATGGCCACCAGCGCACCGGAGACCAGGAGAACGGCGGTGGCAAGGCTGGCGGCCAGCCCGGCCACGGGCAGGCCGGACAGGTCGGCCGAGCCCAGTTTGTCCACCAGCAGGGCGGGGAAGAGTACGTAGTAGGTCAGCCGTTCGGCCAGGGGCCAGAAGTCGCGTCCGGGAAAGGAGGCCCGCTTGAAGGCGTAGCCGCCTAGTATGAGCAAAAAGATTGGGGCCAGGGAGGTGAGGACTGTCTGCATGCCGGAGGGTGTGGTTACGAGGGTTCCTCTTCGATTGCTCCTCCGGCGAGCAGTCTGTCAAGCCGCCCGGAGGCGGCCAGCTTGTCCAGCAGCTTGCGGTGCCCGGCGGGGAAGGCCAGGCCGGCCAGCTCTTCGGCTCCTGCCCAGCGGGACTCCTGGGCGGCGTGCAGGGCGGGCTGACGCGGCCGCCCGGCCAGGGTCAGCAGAAAGGGGTGCAGGGTAACGCGGTAGCGGGTGTACCCGTGGCGGACGCGGGGCAGGGGGGCGGCCACGGCGACCTCCAGCTCGGTTTCCTCCAGGAATTCCCGCACCACTGCCTGGTCCGGAGTCTCGCCCTCCTCCACCGCGCCGCCGGGGAATTCCCACAGCCCGGCCCAAACCCCGGCCGGGGGGCGTTTTTGCACCAGAATCCCGCCGTCATGGATCAGCAGGCCGCTGGCCACGTCCATGGGGATGTACTCGGCGGCCTTGGCGGGTACGGGGCGCTCGAATACCAGGTCCAGGTACTTGGCCCGGCAGCGCGTATCCAGGGGGCAGGCCGAACAGCGGGGGCTCTTGGGCGTACAGACCAGCGCGCCCAGCTCCATGAGGGCCTGGTTGTGCATGCGCGCCCGGCCTGGCGGGAGCAGGTCTGCGGCCAGTCCATCCAGGGCGCGCTTGGTGGCGCTCAGGTGCAAAGGCTGGTCGATGTCGAAGAGGCGGGAGAAAAGGCGGCCCACGTTGGCGTCCACCAGGGGCACATCGCGCCCATGGGCGATGGAGGCCACTGCAGCTGCGGTATACGGCCCAACGCCGGGCAGGGCCCGCAGCGCGGCCGGATCGGCGGGTACCTCCCCGCCGTGGCGCTCCACCACCATCCCGGCCGCCCGATGCAGGTTGCGGGCGCGGTTGTAGTAGCCCAGCCCCTCCCACATCTTGAGCACCTCGTCCTCCCCGGCCCGGGCCAGGGCCTCGGGGTCGGGGAAGCGTTCCATCCAGCGGGTGAAGGCCTCCACGCCCCGCTCCATTTGGGTCTGCTGGAGCATGATTTCCGAGACCCAGACCTCATAGGGGCGGTAGGAACGCCGCCAGGGCAGGGGGCGGGCGTTGGCCTC
Proteins encoded:
- the mutY gene encoding A/G-specific adenine glycosylase; protein product: MDRPSPGAAREMADALAAWFEANARPLPWRRSYRPYEVWVSEIMLQQTQMERGVEAFTRWMERFPDPEALARAGEDEVLKMWEGLGYYNRARNLHRAAGMVVERHGGEVPADPAALRALPGVGPYTAAAVASIAHGRDVPLVDANVGRLFSRLFDIDQPLHLSATKRALDGLAADLLPPGRARMHNQALMELGALVCTPKSPRCSACPLDTRCRAKYLDLVFERPVPAKAAEYIPMDVASGLLIHDGGILVQKRPPAGVWAGLWEFPGGAVEEGETPDQAVVREFLEETELEVAVAAPLPRVRHGYTRYRVTLHPFLLTLAGRPRQPALHAAQESRWAGAEELAGLAFPAGHRKLLDKLAASGRLDRLLAGGAIEEEPS
- a CDS encoding AEC family transporter, which produces MQTVLTSLAPIFLLILGGYAFKRASFPGRDFWPLAERLTYYVLFPALLVDKLGSADLSGLPVAGLAASLATAVLLVSGALVAMRKAAHPFGPAFTSVFQGSIRPNTYVGLSAAWAMLGGEGVALSAVALMTLIPLVNVLCVTVLNHFGLGSTGRLRQVPGNLLRNPLILACLAGIALNASGTELPRVATDILDVLGGASLPLGLLAVGAGLRFGRLRRDARGIAASSVLKLLVLPLAAVLLGLAFGVHGPSLTVAALFTAIPASVSSFILARQLGGDHELMASIITFQTLAAAATMPLLLSLLSPLWT